A single genomic interval of Rhizobium leguminosarum bv. trifolii WSM1325 harbors:
- a CDS encoding NIPSNAP family containing protein (PFAM: NIPSNAP family containing protein~KEGG: mlo:mlr4215 hypothetical protein) produces MITCHLRYVIDPYKLAEFEEYARLWIPIVNRMGGTHHGYFLPSEGANNIAVALFSFPSLAAYEDYRTRMASDPECQAAFELDKRNRSIVSYERSFMRPVLG; encoded by the coding sequence ATGATTACCTGCCACCTGCGTTATGTGATTGATCCGTATAAGCTTGCCGAATTCGAAGAATATGCCCGGCTCTGGATTCCGATCGTCAACAGGATGGGCGGCACCCATCACGGTTATTTCCTGCCGTCCGAAGGCGCCAATAATATTGCCGTTGCATTGTTTTCCTTCCCGAGTCTTGCCGCTTACGAGGACTACCGCACCCGCATGGCAAGCGATCCGGAATGTCAGGCCGCTTTCGAGCTCGACAAACGCAACCGCAGTATCGTCAGCTATGAACGTAGCTTCATGCGGCCCGTGCTCGGCTGA
- a CDS encoding ABC transporter related (PFAM: ABC transporter related; Transport-associated OB domain protein~SMART: AAA ATPase~KEGG: rec:RHECIAT_CH0003045 probable ABC transporter, ATP-binding protein), which produces MSFLTLNNIQKSFGPVQVVKNFNMNIEKGEFVSFLGPSGCGKTTVLRMIAGFETPTGGTLTINGKDQSALKPNQRNIGMVFQAYALFPNMTVHDNVAFGLKVAGAQKPEIDARVKEMLGLIKLDHLADRFPYQLSGGQQQRVALARALAVKPQVLLLDEPLSALDAKIRVSLREEIRQIQQQLGITTVFVTHDQEEALSISDRIVVMNAGKADQIGSPFEIYNTPATRFVASFVGTLNLIEAKVVDPDTNRIQIGDQGITLKQSVAAHKAGETISLALRPEAGSLSDSVKSDTALTGQVVSAHFLGSVIRTRMNVGGNVISFDMFNSPGTTPPQAGETVTLRFMAADLLIIRD; this is translated from the coding sequence ATGTCTTTTCTCACGCTGAACAACATTCAAAAATCCTTCGGCCCGGTTCAGGTCGTCAAGAACTTCAACATGAACATCGAGAAGGGTGAGTTCGTCTCCTTCCTCGGTCCGTCGGGCTGCGGCAAGACGACCGTTCTGCGTATGATCGCCGGCTTCGAAACGCCAACCGGCGGCACGCTGACCATCAACGGCAAGGACCAAAGCGCGCTGAAGCCGAACCAGCGCAATATCGGCATGGTGTTCCAGGCCTACGCGCTCTTCCCCAACATGACGGTACACGACAATGTCGCCTTCGGTCTCAAGGTCGCCGGTGCCCAAAAGCCTGAGATCGACGCGCGCGTCAAGGAAATGCTCGGCCTGATCAAGCTCGATCACCTGGCCGACCGCTTCCCCTATCAACTGTCGGGCGGCCAGCAGCAGCGAGTAGCCCTTGCCCGTGCGCTCGCCGTCAAGCCGCAAGTGTTGCTGCTCGACGAGCCGCTCTCCGCACTCGACGCCAAGATCCGCGTGTCGCTGCGCGAGGAAATCCGCCAGATCCAGCAGCAGCTCGGCATCACCACGGTCTTCGTCACCCATGATCAGGAAGAAGCCCTTTCGATCTCCGACCGCATCGTCGTCATGAATGCAGGCAAGGCCGACCAGATCGGTTCGCCTTTCGAGATCTACAACACGCCGGCGACGCGCTTCGTCGCCTCCTTCGTCGGCACGCTGAACCTCATCGAGGCCAAGGTCGTCGATCCCGATACCAACCGCATCCAGATCGGTGATCAAGGCATAACGCTGAAACAGTCGGTCGCCGCCCACAAGGCCGGCGAAACCATTTCGCTGGCGCTGCGCCCGGAAGCCGGCTCGCTCTCCGACAGCGTCAAGAGCGACACGGCGCTGACCGGCCAGGTCGTTTCGGCCCACTTCCTGGGGTCGGTCATCCGCACCCGCATGAATGTCGGCGGCAACGTCATCTCCTTCGACATGTTCAACAGCCCGGGCACCACCCCGCCGCAGGCCGGCGAAACGGTAACCCTGCGCTTCATGGCAGCCGACCTGCTCATCATCCGCGACTGA
- a CDS encoding extracellular solute-binding protein family 1 (PFAM: extracellular solute-binding protein family 1~KEGG: rec:RHECIAT_CH0003042 probable ABC transporter, substrate-binding protein), whose translation MISNISRLLSLSTAMIVASTAIAAAEPSAELIAAAKKEGTLTTIALPHDWCGYGEVIAGFKAKYGLEVNELNPDAGSGDEVEAIKANKGNTGPQAPDVIDVGLSFGPSAKKDGLIQPYKVSTWDSIPDTAKDAEGYWYGDYYGVLSFLVNKDLVKESPADWADLKKSDYANSVALAGDPRAANQAVQGVYAAGLSASGGDAAKAGEEGLKFFAELNKSGNFVPVVGKAAPFAQGSTPIIVAWDYNALSWGESLKGNPPFEVVVPKTGVVAGVYVQAISAFAPHPNAAKLWMEYLYSDEGQLGWLKGYCHPIRFNDLAKNNKIPKELLDKLPPAASYEKAVFPTLEEQSAGKEAITKNWDSVVGAAVK comes from the coding sequence GTGATCTCTAACATTTCTCGACTACTGTCGCTTTCTACTGCGATGATCGTGGCTTCGACCGCGATTGCCGCTGCCGAGCCGAGCGCTGAACTTATCGCCGCCGCCAAGAAGGAAGGCACCCTGACGACGATCGCTCTTCCGCACGACTGGTGCGGCTACGGCGAGGTCATTGCCGGCTTCAAGGCCAAGTATGGCCTCGAGGTCAACGAGCTCAACCCAGATGCGGGTTCGGGCGACGAAGTCGAAGCCATCAAGGCCAACAAGGGCAACACCGGCCCGCAGGCTCCTGACGTCATCGACGTCGGGCTCTCTTTCGGCCCGTCCGCAAAGAAAGACGGCCTGATCCAGCCTTACAAGGTCTCCACCTGGGACTCCATCCCGGATACCGCCAAGGATGCCGAAGGCTACTGGTACGGCGATTATTACGGCGTTCTCTCGTTCCTCGTGAACAAGGATCTCGTCAAGGAATCGCCGGCCGATTGGGCCGATCTGAAGAAGAGCGACTACGCAAACAGCGTCGCCCTCGCGGGCGATCCGCGCGCCGCCAACCAGGCTGTCCAGGGCGTCTATGCCGCTGGTCTTTCCGCATCCGGCGGTGACGCGGCCAAGGCAGGCGAAGAAGGCCTGAAGTTCTTCGCCGAATTGAACAAGAGCGGTAATTTCGTGCCGGTCGTCGGCAAGGCAGCTCCGTTCGCCCAGGGCTCCACGCCGATCATCGTTGCCTGGGATTACAACGCCCTCTCCTGGGGCGAAAGCCTGAAGGGCAATCCTCCGTTCGAGGTCGTCGTTCCGAAGACAGGCGTCGTTGCCGGCGTCTACGTCCAGGCGATTTCCGCCTTCGCTCCGCACCCGAACGCTGCGAAGCTCTGGATGGAATACCTCTATTCCGACGAAGGTCAGCTCGGCTGGCTGAAGGGCTATTGCCACCCGATCCGCTTCAACGATCTTGCCAAGAACAACAAGATCCCGAAGGAACTGCTCGATAAGCTGCCGCCGGCTGCATCCTATGAAAAGGCTGTCTTCCCGACGCTCGAAGAACAGTCTGCTGGCAAGGAAGCCATCACCAAGAACTGGGATTCCGTCGTCGGCGCCGCCGTCAAGTAA
- a CDS encoding extracellular solute-binding protein family 1 (PFAM: extracellular solute-binding protein family 1~KEGG: ret:RHE_CH02898 sugar ABC transporter, substrate-binding protein): MKNTALKSLLLASSLLSSAGLVHAADVTLTVESWRNDDLQIWQEKIIPAFEAKNPGIKIVFSPTAPTEYNASLNAKLDAGSAGDIITCRPFDASLELFNKKQLTDITSLPGMENFSPVAKAAWSTDDGKSTFCVPMASVIHGFIYNKDAFDKLGISVPKTQDEFYAALDKIKADGTYIPLAMGTKDLWEAATMGYQNIGPNYWKGEDGRAALIAGKQKLTDADWVKPYEELAKWKPYLGDGFEAQTYSDSQNLFTLGRAAIYPAGSWEISLFNSQARFKMGAFPPPVPKAGDTGYISDHPDIGVALNTKSTHAEEAKKFLSWVASPEFADIYANALPGFFSLNSNPVKMSDPLAQEFVSWRGPYKSTVRSTYQILSRGTPNLENETWVESANVINGTDTPAVAAEKLQKGLDSWYKPAK; this comes from the coding sequence ATGAAAAACACTGCTCTGAAAAGCCTGCTGCTTGCCTCCAGTCTGCTGAGTTCAGCGGGTCTCGTCCACGCCGCCGACGTCACGCTGACGGTCGAAAGCTGGCGTAACGACGACCTGCAGATCTGGCAGGAAAAGATCATCCCGGCTTTCGAAGCCAAGAACCCGGGCATCAAGATCGTCTTCTCGCCGACCGCGCCGACCGAATACAACGCCTCGCTGAACGCCAAGCTCGATGCCGGCTCCGCAGGCGATATCATCACCTGCCGTCCGTTCGATGCCTCGCTCGAACTCTTCAACAAGAAGCAGCTCACTGACATCACCAGCCTGCCTGGCATGGAGAACTTCTCGCCGGTCGCCAAGGCCGCCTGGAGCACCGACGACGGCAAGTCGACCTTCTGCGTGCCGATGGCTTCTGTCATCCACGGCTTCATCTACAACAAGGATGCCTTCGACAAGCTCGGCATCTCGGTGCCGAAGACCCAGGACGAGTTCTACGCAGCGCTCGACAAGATCAAGGCCGACGGCACCTACATTCCGCTCGCCATGGGCACGAAGGACCTCTGGGAAGCCGCTACCATGGGCTACCAGAATATCGGCCCGAACTACTGGAAGGGTGAGGATGGCCGCGCCGCCCTGATCGCCGGCAAGCAGAAGCTGACGGATGCCGACTGGGTCAAGCCCTATGAAGAGCTTGCCAAGTGGAAGCCCTATCTCGGCGACGGCTTCGAAGCCCAGACCTATTCGGACAGCCAGAACCTGTTCACGCTCGGTCGTGCCGCGATCTATCCGGCCGGCTCGTGGGAAATCTCGCTGTTCAACAGCCAGGCCCGGTTCAAGATGGGCGCCTTCCCGCCGCCGGTTCCGAAGGCCGGCGACACGGGCTACATCTCCGACCATCCGGATATCGGTGTCGCTCTGAACACCAAGAGCACGCATGCCGAGGAAGCCAAGAAGTTCCTCAGCTGGGTCGCTTCGCCTGAGTTCGCCGATATCTACGCCAACGCGCTGCCCGGCTTCTTCAGCCTGAACTCCAACCCGGTCAAGATGTCCGATCCGCTCGCTCAGGAGTTCGTTTCCTGGCGCGGCCCGTACAAGTCGACGGTGCGCTCGACTTACCAGATCCTGTCGCGCGGCACGCCGAACCTCGAAAACGAGACCTGGGTCGAATCGGCCAATGTGATCAACGGCACGGATACGCCTGCGGTTGCTGCCGAAAAGCTCCAGAAGGGCCTCGACAGCTGGTACAAGCCGGCCAAGTGA
- a CDS encoding binding-protein-dependent transport systems inner membrane component (PFAM: binding-protein-dependent transport systems inner membrane component~KEGG: rec:RHECIAT_CH0003044 probable ABC transporter, permease protein), translating to MKAQRLGAWIAVILGASYFVIPLIGTIEFSLRMRRGEYSLDAYESVFSDIQFRETFGYSMLMALLTIVFGMLLVVPTAYWVRLRLPQMRPVVEFITLLPLVIPAIVIVFGYLRMYNSSSYLPLTGSTTGTNILLVFSYITLSLPYMYRAVDTAMRAIDVRTLTEAAESLGARWTTIMFKCIFPNVMSGVLSGAFITLAIVMGEFTFAALLNRPAFGPYLQLVGANKAYEPSALAVIAFSITWLSMGLLNIVSRVGKARPAKA from the coding sequence ATGAAAGCTCAGCGTCTCGGAGCCTGGATCGCCGTCATTCTAGGTGCATCCTATTTCGTCATCCCGTTGATCGGCACAATCGAGTTTTCATTGCGCATGCGCCGCGGCGAATACAGCCTCGATGCTTATGAGTCGGTATTCTCCGACATTCAGTTCCGGGAGACCTTCGGCTATTCGATGCTGATGGCGTTGCTCACCATCGTCTTCGGCATGCTGCTCGTCGTGCCGACGGCCTATTGGGTGCGGCTGCGGCTGCCGCAGATGCGTCCGGTCGTCGAATTCATCACGTTGCTGCCGCTTGTCATTCCGGCGATCGTCATCGTCTTCGGATACCTCAGGATGTATAATTCTTCGTCCTACCTGCCGCTGACGGGTTCGACGACCGGCACCAACATCCTGCTGGTCTTCTCCTATATCACCCTGTCCCTGCCTTATATGTACCGCGCCGTCGATACCGCCATGCGCGCCATCGACGTCCGCACGCTGACGGAAGCGGCCGAAAGCCTCGGCGCCCGATGGACGACCATCATGTTCAAATGCATTTTTCCCAACGTCATGAGCGGCGTGCTCTCTGGCGCTTTCATCACGCTCGCGATCGTCATGGGCGAATTCACCTTTGCCGCACTTCTGAACCGTCCGGCCTTCGGTCCCTACCTGCAGCTCGTTGGCGCCAACAAGGCCTATGAGCCTTCGGCGCTTGCCGTCATCGCCTTCTCGATCACCTGGCTCAGCATGGGCCTGCTCAACATCGTTTCCCGCGTCGGCAAAGCCCGCCCGGCAAAGGCTTAA
- a CDS encoding binding-protein-dependent transport systems inner membrane component (PFAM: binding-protein-dependent transport systems inner membrane component~KEGG: rec:RHECIAT_CH0003048 probable sugar ABC transporter, permease protein), with amino-acid sequence MSKARTSPIRTGLVHLALSAYTLVALFPVFLTVINSFKDRASIFREPLMIPTPSTFSLVGYQTVLGQGDFATYFQNSFIVTIVSILLVLLFGAMAAFALSEYRFRGNMLLGLYMAIGIMIPIRLGTVAILQGMVAAGLVNTLTALILVYTAQGIPLAIFILSEFMRTVSDDLKNAGRIDGLSEYAIFFRLVLPLVRPAMATVAVFTMIPIWNDLWFPLILAPSEATKTVTLGSQIFIGQFVTNWNAVLAALSLAILPILVLYVIFSRQLIRGITSGAVK; translated from the coding sequence ATGTCCAAGGCACGCACATCTCCCATCCGCACCGGCCTCGTGCATCTGGCGCTGAGCGCCTATACTCTGGTCGCGCTGTTTCCGGTCTTTCTCACCGTCATCAACTCGTTCAAGGATCGCGCCTCGATCTTCCGCGAGCCGCTGATGATCCCGACGCCGTCAACCTTCAGCCTCGTCGGCTATCAGACAGTGCTCGGGCAGGGCGATTTTGCCACCTATTTCCAGAACAGCTTCATCGTCACGATCGTCTCGATCCTGCTGGTGCTGCTCTTTGGCGCCATGGCGGCCTTTGCGCTTTCCGAATACCGTTTCCGCGGCAATATGCTGCTTGGGCTCTACATGGCGATCGGCATCATGATCCCGATCCGCCTCGGCACGGTGGCGATCCTCCAGGGCATGGTGGCGGCCGGTCTCGTCAACACGCTGACGGCGCTGATCCTCGTCTATACCGCGCAGGGCATACCGCTGGCGATCTTCATCCTGTCGGAATTCATGCGCACGGTGTCGGACGATCTGAAGAATGCCGGCCGCATCGACGGACTTTCCGAATATGCGATCTTCTTCCGCCTGGTGCTGCCGCTGGTGCGCCCGGCCATGGCGACGGTCGCCGTCTTCACGATGATCCCGATCTGGAACGATCTCTGGTTCCCGCTGATCCTCGCACCCTCCGAGGCCACCAAGACGGTGACGCTCGGCTCGCAGATCTTCATCGGCCAGTTCGTCACCAACTGGAACGCGGTGCTGGCGGCGCTGTCGCTGGCGATCCTGCCTATCCTCGTCCTCTACGTCATCTTCTCGCGGCAGCTGATCCGCGGCATCACGTCAGGAGCCGTCAAGTGA
- a CDS encoding binding-protein-dependent transport systems inner membrane component (PFAM: binding-protein-dependent transport systems inner membrane component~KEGG: ret:RHE_CH02891 ABC transporter permease), with protein MSTVSTPMVRSAPLINRDRVIDWLGIAPFIIFSLLFLIIPTLYLVAGAFLTPEGDLTLKNIGDLFTPSIMSAYSISIRVSVASALGGALIGFFLAWAVVLGGLPASVRSTLLTFSGVASNFAGVPLAFAFLATLGRTGLVTIFLREWFGFNLYGTGFNLLSFFGLTITYMYFQIPLMVLILTPALDGMKKEWREASQILGATNRQYWTMVALPILWPSLLGTTLLLFANAFGAIATAFALTGSSLNIVPILLYAQIRGDVLHNANLGYAIALGMIVITGVSNVLYLMLRMRAERWQK; from the coding sequence ATGAGCACCGTTTCAACGCCTATGGTGCGCAGTGCCCCCTTGATCAACAGAGATCGCGTGATCGACTGGCTGGGCATTGCACCATTCATCATATTCTCCCTGCTGTTCCTGATCATCCCCACGCTTTATCTCGTGGCGGGCGCATTCCTGACGCCCGAGGGCGATTTGACGCTGAAGAATATCGGTGATCTCTTTACCCCATCCATCATGAGCGCCTACTCGATCAGTATCCGTGTGTCGGTGGCGTCGGCTCTGGGCGGTGCGCTGATCGGCTTCTTCCTCGCCTGGGCCGTCGTGCTCGGCGGCCTGCCCGCCTCCGTGCGCTCGACGCTGCTGACCTTCTCCGGCGTCGCCTCGAATTTTGCCGGCGTGCCGCTCGCCTTCGCCTTTCTCGCAACGCTCGGCCGCACCGGGCTTGTGACGATTTTCCTGCGTGAATGGTTCGGTTTCAATCTCTACGGCACCGGCTTTAATCTCCTGTCCTTCTTCGGCCTCACCATCACCTACATGTATTTCCAGATCCCGCTGATGGTGCTGATTCTGACGCCGGCCCTCGACGGTATGAAGAAGGAATGGCGCGAAGCCTCGCAGATTCTTGGCGCCACCAACCGCCAGTACTGGACGATGGTCGCGCTGCCGATCCTTTGGCCGAGCCTGCTCGGCACGACGCTGCTGCTCTTCGCCAACGCTTTCGGCGCCATTGCCACCGCTTTCGCGCTGACCGGCAGCTCGCTGAACATCGTGCCGATCCTGCTCTATGCGCAGATCCGCGGCGACGTTCTGCACAATGCCAACCTCGGTTACGCCATCGCGCTCGGCATGATCGTCATCACCGGCGTCTCCAACGTCCTTTACCTCATGCTGCGCATGCGCGCAGAACGGTGGCAGAAATGA
- a CDS encoding ABC transporter related (PFAM: ABC transporter related; TOBE domain protein; Transport-associated OB domain protein~SMART: AAA ATPase~KEGG: ret:RHE_CH02894 sugar ABC transporter, ATP-binding protein), with translation MGSLQLKSIRKTYGTHEVLKGIDLEVKDGEFVIFVGPSGCGKSTLLRSIAGLEDVTSGAVVINGRDETLTPPAKRGIAMVFQSYALYPHLTVKDNMGLGLKQAGTAKDEIERRVGKASGMLSLEPYLARRPAELSGGQRQRVAIGRAIVREPELFLFDEPLSNLDAALRVQTRLEIARLHRSLKATMIYVTHDQVEAMTLADKIVVLNAGAIEQIGSPMELYKRPANVFVAGFIGSPQMNFIAAEKVGDHSAKTIGVRPEHLTLSREQGTWAAKVVHVEHLGADTIIYLESEQCGLLTARLFGEHQYEPDEIVYATPDQAHVHRFDVDDQAIR, from the coding sequence GTGGGATCGCTTCAACTCAAATCCATCCGCAAGACCTATGGCACGCATGAGGTGCTGAAAGGCATCGACCTCGAGGTCAAGGACGGCGAATTCGTCATCTTCGTCGGGCCGTCGGGCTGCGGGAAATCGACGCTGCTACGCAGCATTGCAGGCCTCGAAGACGTCACGTCGGGCGCCGTCGTCATCAATGGCCGCGATGAGACGTTGACGCCGCCGGCCAAGCGCGGCATCGCGATGGTGTTTCAGTCCTACGCGCTCTATCCGCATCTGACGGTCAAAGACAATATGGGGCTTGGTCTCAAGCAGGCCGGCACCGCCAAGGATGAGATTGAAAGGCGCGTCGGCAAGGCATCCGGCATGCTGTCGCTGGAACCCTATCTGGCGCGGCGGCCGGCCGAGCTCTCCGGCGGCCAGCGCCAGCGCGTCGCCATCGGCCGTGCTATCGTGCGCGAGCCGGAACTCTTCCTGTTCGATGAACCGCTGTCGAACCTCGATGCGGCGCTGCGCGTCCAGACCCGCCTCGAAATCGCCCGGCTGCACCGCAGCCTGAAGGCGACGATGATCTATGTCACCCACGACCAGGTCGAGGCGATGACGCTTGCCGACAAGATCGTCGTCTTGAATGCCGGCGCGATCGAGCAGATCGGTTCGCCGATGGAACTCTACAAACGACCGGCCAATGTCTTCGTTGCCGGCTTCATCGGCTCCCCGCAGATGAATTTCATCGCGGCCGAGAAGGTCGGCGATCACAGCGCCAAGACGATCGGCGTGCGTCCCGAACACCTGACGTTGTCGCGCGAACAGGGGACTTGGGCTGCTAAGGTCGTGCATGTCGAGCATCTCGGCGCCGACACGATCATCTATCTGGAATCCGAACAGTGCGGCCTGTTGACCGCGCGTCTTTTCGGCGAACACCAATATGAGCCGGACGAGATCGTCTATGCGACGCCTGACCAGGCGCATGTGCACCGCTTCGACGTCGACGACCAGGCGATCCGATAA
- a CDS encoding binding-protein-dependent transport systems inner membrane component (PFAM: binding-protein-dependent transport systems inner membrane component~KEGG: rec:RHECIAT_CH0003049 probable sugar ABC transporter, permease protein), producing MSETDNTADIVPIRRAVRWHIFVFMLPALIVYSAVMVLPLIETLRLSLYNTVDGQPAFVGLANFKVLFGDARWARDFWNALVNNLIFFAVHMCVQNPIGVALAALLSVPKLRGVAFYRTAMFLPTLLSFVIVGFIWKLILSPIWGVAPWMLDLIGLKFLFAPWLGKSGSALIAVSLISNWQYIGIPMMLIYAALLSIPEEVIEAAECDGITGWAQFWKIKLPLILPAIGIISILTFVGNFNAFDLIYTVQGALAGPDMSTDILGTLLYRTFFGFQLQLGDRSMGATIATVMFLIILAGVSLYLFVIQRRMRRYQF from the coding sequence ATGAGCGAAACCGACAACACGGCCGATATCGTCCCGATCAGGCGCGCGGTGCGCTGGCACATCTTCGTCTTCATGCTGCCGGCCCTGATCGTCTATTCGGCGGTCATGGTGCTGCCGCTCATAGAAACTCTTCGGCTGTCGCTCTACAATACGGTCGACGGGCAGCCGGCCTTCGTCGGATTGGCGAATTTCAAGGTGCTGTTCGGCGATGCGCGCTGGGCGCGCGATTTCTGGAATGCCCTTGTCAATAACCTGATCTTCTTTGCCGTCCACATGTGCGTGCAGAACCCGATCGGCGTGGCGCTTGCCGCCCTGCTTTCGGTGCCGAAGCTGCGCGGCGTCGCCTTTTACCGGACGGCGATGTTCCTGCCGACGCTCTTGTCCTTCGTCATCGTCGGCTTCATCTGGAAGCTCATCCTTTCGCCGATCTGGGGCGTGGCGCCCTGGATGCTCGATCTCATCGGTTTGAAATTCCTGTTCGCACCCTGGCTCGGCAAGTCCGGTTCGGCGCTGATTGCGGTGTCGCTGATCTCGAACTGGCAATATATCGGCATTCCGATGATGCTGATCTATGCCGCACTGCTCAGCATTCCCGAAGAGGTGATTGAGGCGGCCGAATGCGACGGCATCACCGGCTGGGCCCAATTCTGGAAAATCAAGCTGCCGCTCATCCTGCCGGCGATCGGCATCATCTCGATCCTGACCTTCGTCGGCAATTTCAATGCCTTCGACCTGATCTATACCGTGCAGGGGGCGCTTGCCGGACCTGACATGTCGACCGACATTCTCGGCACGCTGCTCTACCGCACCTTCTTCGGTTTCCAGCTTCAGCTCGGCGACCGCTCGATGGGCGCGACGATTGCCACGGTGATGTTCCTCATCATCCTCGCCGGCGTCTCGCTTTATCTATTCGTCATCCAGCGGCGCATGCGTCGCTACCAGTTCTGA
- a CDS encoding oxidoreductase domain protein (PFAM: oxidoreductase domain protein; homoserine dehydrogenase NAD-binding~KEGG: rec:RHECIAT_CH0003047 probable oxidoreductase protein), which produces MTKKPIRVLVAGLGNMGRSHALAYHNNPGFEIVGLVNRSRPQLEPELQGYTIYPDFTTALAELKPDLCSINTYSDSHADYAVAAFEAGCDVFVEKPLATTVADAERVVAAARKAGRKLVIGYILRHHPSWMKLIEEARKLGPPYVFRMNLNQQSSGPTWATHKSLMRTTSPIVDCGVHYVDVMCQITDARAVEVRGMGLRMSEEIAADMYNYGHLQVLFEDGSVGWYEAGWGPMISETAFFVKDVMSPKGAVSIVMDPNAKSDDIDTHTKTSVIRLHTAETGPDGKFIRPDQDMTMAGEPGHQELCDLEQAFMLRAIREDLDLDRHMADAVASLRICLAADESVRTGQPVTL; this is translated from the coding sequence GTGACCAAAAAACCGATCCGCGTGCTCGTTGCCGGCCTCGGCAATATGGGCCGCAGCCATGCGCTCGCCTATCACAACAATCCAGGCTTTGAGATCGTCGGTCTCGTCAATCGCTCGAGGCCACAATTGGAGCCCGAGCTGCAGGGCTATACGATCTATCCCGACTTCACGACGGCGCTGGCCGAGCTGAAACCGGACCTCTGCTCGATCAACACCTATTCCGACAGTCATGCCGATTATGCGGTCGCCGCCTTCGAGGCCGGCTGCGATGTCTTCGTGGAAAAGCCGCTGGCGACAACGGTTGCAGACGCCGAGCGCGTCGTCGCGGCGGCCAGGAAGGCCGGGCGCAAGCTGGTGATCGGTTATATCCTTCGCCATCACCCCTCCTGGATGAAGCTGATCGAAGAGGCGCGAAAGCTCGGCCCGCCTTACGTCTTCCGCATGAACCTCAACCAGCAATCCAGCGGCCCGACCTGGGCGACGCACAAGTCGCTGATGCGCACGACCTCGCCAATCGTCGATTGCGGCGTGCATTATGTCGACGTCATGTGCCAGATCACTGACGCCAGGGCTGTCGAGGTGCGCGGCATGGGGCTGCGTATGTCGGAAGAGATCGCTGCCGACATGTATAATTACGGTCACCTGCAGGTGCTGTTCGAGGATGGTTCCGTCGGCTGGTACGAGGCTGGCTGGGGACCGATGATTTCGGAAACCGCTTTCTTCGTGAAGGATGTGATGTCGCCGAAGGGCGCGGTGTCGATCGTCATGGATCCGAACGCCAAGTCCGACGATATCGATACGCACACCAAGACCTCGGTGATCCGGCTGCATACGGCAGAGACCGGGCCTGACGGCAAGTTCATCCGACCCGACCAGGATATGACGATGGCGGGCGAGCCCGGTCATCAGGAACTCTGCGACCTGGAACAGGCCTTCATGCTGAGGGCGATCCGCGAGGATCTGGACCTCGACCGCCATATGGCGGATGCGGTGGCATCGCTGCGCATCTGCCTTGCCGCCGACGAGAGCGTGCGTACCGGCCAGCCGGTCACATTATAA